In the genome of Streptomyces fagopyri, the window CGTACGAACAGCGCATGGAGCGCAAGGAGTACGACTGGCACAAGCGGCTCCAGCAGATCGAGCTGCTGAAGCTGCAGAGCTGGATCAAGGAAACCGGCCGACGGCTCGTCGTCGTCTTCGAGGGACGCGACGCGGCGGGCAAGGGCGGCACGATCAAACGCTTCACCGAGCATCTGAACCCGCGCGGCGCTCGGGTGGTGGCGCTGGAGAAGCCGACGGAGCGGGAACGCGGACAGTGGTATTTCCAGCGGTATGTGGAGCACCTGCCGACCGCGGGCGAGATCGTGCTCTTCGACCGGTCCTGGTACAACAGGGCCGGTGTGGAGCGCGTGATGGGTTTCTGCACCGACGACGAGTACCGGCGCTTCACCCGGCAGGCGCCCGCCTTCGAGCGGATGCTCGTCGACGACGGCGTGGACCTGGTCAAGTTCTGGTTTTCGGTCTCCCAGAGTGAGCAGCGCACCCGGTTCACGATCCGCCAGGTCGATCCGGTGCGGCAGTGGAAACTGAGCCCCATGGACCTGGCCTCGCTGGACCTCTGGGACGACTACACGGCGGCGAAGGTCGCCATGTTCCGCGAGACGGACACCGAACAGGCGCCCTGGACCGTGGTGAAGAGCAACGACAAGAAGCGGGCCCGCGTCGAGGCCATGCGCAGCGTGCTGGCCCGCTTCGCCTACACCGACAAGGACGAGGACGTCGTCGGCAGCCCCGACCCGAGCATCGTGGGCGCGGCGGCCAACCTGCTGGAGGAGGGCGAGGACGACTCGGTGTCCGTCGCCGCCGACCCCACGGCGTCCTGACGACAGCCGGACCGCCTCCACAGAGCCATTCCCGGGCCCGGTTCGTGTCGGGCCCGGTTCGTGTCGGGCCCGGTTCGTGCGCGAGCCCGGCCGTGCGCCGCACGCCCAGGTGTGGACGCCGGCACCTACCTCCACCGGCGCACGGCCGAATTCCCGCACGGCCGCGTTCGGTCGCGCGCCGGACGACCGCCGGAGGTCTCCGCCACCGCGGTTCGCCGCCCGCCGCCCGCGCGGAAGCAACGGTCCGCGGAGAGACCACGGCGGTCGCGACGGCCCGACTCAGGACATCAACATGGCGGTGGCCTCCTTCAGTTGGTCGTGGGCCGCCACCAGCGCCAGAGCCCGCTTCGGCGCTGGTACGTCGGTGTGGCAGGCCGCGCGCAGCAGGTACTCGGCGAGCACCACGTGCCACTCCCAGGCCCGCTCGGGCTCGGCGGCGTCCGGGCACCACGTGTGCAGATGCCTGACCAGCCAGGACAAGGCCGTCAGCGCCGCCGTGACATCCGGGGTGTCCGGTCCGGCGAGCGGAGTGCGGCGCCCCAGCTGCGAGGCCAGTGCGCGCCACGCGGCGAACCGGGTGAAGAACATCGATTCCACACCCGCGTCGATCGACCGCATCAGCAGGTCCACGCCGAACCGGGCCGCGTCCGCCGCCCAGTTGAGCCGGCCGAACGCGCTGGTGTCGATGAGCACCGGCGTCGGGTGCCTGCCCAGACAGATCAGTACGTTGCCCCCGTGCAGATCGCCATGGGCGTACGTCGTCACGGTGGGCCGGGTCAGTTCGCTCAGCGGGACGCCCAGTGGCCTGCCCTCCTCCAGGAACGACCGCAGCTCCCTGGTCAGTTCCCTCACGTCGGACAGCCCGCCCCCGTCCGGTCGCCTCAGCGCGGGCGAGAACTCCGCCAGCGCCTGGAGCACCAACCGGCGCCGCAGGGACGGAAACCGCAGCAACTCCACCAGCGGGACGGTTCGCTCCCTGTTCTCGGTGTGCGGTGTACGCAGCCCCTCCCAGAACAGTTTGAACATCACGTCCTCCACGTCCGGCGCCGGCGGCTCCGCCGCGAGCCAGGCCCGCAGTGTCCTCGCGTTCTCCGGCAGTGGAGCGCCGAGCGCGTACCAGCCGTTGACCGGGCCCACCGGCCGCTCGGGCCGCTGCCGGATCAGCAGCAGCGCGGGGAACACCTTCGCCGCACGGCCGTTCTGCTCCGCCTCGTGCGCCAGCGCCCGCTCATCACGGGAGGCCTTCAGGACGTGCCGCAGGACCGGACTGCCCGGTGAGACCGCCGCCACCGAACACACCACCGCTCCCGAGGCACCGGGCGCGAGATGGGCCACCCGCATCGTCGCCGTCTCCGCGCCCTCGGCCTCCAGGACACGGCTGTAGAGCTGGGACAACGTCGGTGCCCCGACCTCGTCGACGATGGACTGAACCGCCGGATCGTCGGCGTCCGCCTCCACCTGGATCGGGCGCACCGTCCCGTTGTTGAGGAGATGCTCGCGGACCGCCCGGACGACGGCTGCCGGACTGTTGTCGAGCGACCCCTGGGTGAACTCGTACCGCCGGAAGACGTGATGTGCCCCGGAGCGGCGCGCCTGGTCGAACAGGTCGGGCCTCGTGTCGTCACCGGAGCTGACGGCGATGATGTACGTCCGCGGCGATCGCTCCTTCGCCTCGGCGATCAGCTCGAGGCCCCGCGGCTCCGGCAGGTCCGGCAGGTCCTCACGCGCGAACAGCAGGTCGACCAGGACCACGTCGTAGGGCCGGTCCGCGTCGCGGATCAGTTCCTGGCCGCGGTCCGGTTCGGTGGTCGAGTCCCACTGGACGTCCCAGCCGATCTTCGCGAAGTGCGCCTCCAGCCGGGCCTTGGAGCGCCGCTGGTTGCGCTCCTCGTCGTCGATGATCAGCCCTTTGATCTCCTGCATGATCAGGCTCCCTCCCACAGGGGCAGCGCCAGGAGCGTCTCGAACGTCCAGCCCTTCTCGCCGTCCTCCTCGTCGAGGGCATGCCCCGTCAACGACGCGCCGAAAGGCCGGAGTTTCGCGTCCAGTGCCCGTAGCCCCTGGCCGGCCGCGCGCCGCGGCCGGGTGCCGGTATTGCGGAAGGAGACCTGTACGGTGCCAGGTCCGGAGGTCGCGTACGCGACGTGGATACGGCACTCGGCGTCCGGGACGCGATGGCGCCGCGTGTTGTCGAGAACGTGTTCCACCGCCTCGGTCAGCAGGGGTGCGGGACAGAACACCTCGGCCTCCCCCGCGGCCGCGCCCGCCACCACCTCCACCACGGTGTCCTGGGCGGCGAGGAGTGCCTCCAGCCGGGGCCCGAGCCTGGCCGGCGCCGACGACACCAGGTCCACGAGATGGGCGCGCTTGCCCGTCTCCGGCAGATGCGTCGCGAGGAACATCCGGTACCACCAGTCGAGGCGGTCGAGGAGTTCGTACCGTAGCGTCTGCCAGTCGGGGTCATCCACTTGACGCGGTGCGCGCAGCAGCCGGTCGAGCCGCTCCGTCACCTCGCTCAGCGCCGTGATCCCGTTGGGCACCAGCCGCATCAGCCGTTCGTGGTCGCGTCGCCCGAGCCGGTCGTCCACGTACTCGCCGGCGAGGATGTGCCGTAGCGCGGGAAGACAGACCAGCGCGCGCTCGGCGAGGTGCCGTTTGCACGTCTCCCAGTCGGAGCGGGCGTCGAGCGCCGCGCCCTGCGAGGGTGCCGCGTCCTCCAGGTCCTCCACGTAGTCCCGTACGCGCAACAGCCCGGAGTCCAGCCGGTGCCGCATCACCGCGTGCCCCAGGTCCTCGCGGAGCTGCTCCCACGCCTTCTGCGGATCGTCCGGTTTGGGTCCCACCTTGTGATCCGCGACGGTGATCAACTGCTGCACCACGTGCAGATATTCGTCCGCGAGACCGGGTACGCGTGCCTCGCGCCGCTCCTCGAGGCTCTTGCGGCAGCGCAGCAGGCTCTTGCGCAGCCGCACCACGTCGATGGGCGAGTCGTACGGTGGACGACGCAGGAGCTGGTGGCACTCCAGGAGCATCTGGTCGACCAGGACCGGTTCGTCCAGCACCAGGGTGAGCAGCCGGGGCAGCATCTCGGTCAGCTGCTGCGGTGTGGTCGCCGCCAGCACCATCAACGCCTGCACGCGAAGCCACGGCGAGGCGTTGGGGGACTTGCCGACGCCGGCCACGCAGATCTCCGCCAGCAGGTCCCGGGCCACGGTGAACCGGAGCGGCGGCAGCTTCAGCCACTGCTGCTCCGCGGCGAGGAGCCGGATGAGGTTGGACCGTGTGAACTCGGCGTGCGGCGGGCCGTCGAGGAGCGCGCGCAGCGCGTCCACCACTCGCTGTCGCGAGCCCGTGTCGCGCAGGGACTCCCGGAGCAGCGCGCGCCAGCGGATGTAGTCGATCACGTCGTCGGAACGGATCGGGACCGCGAACAGGTCCGCCGCCGCGCTGCTGAACACCTCCTCGCGGCGCTGGGGGCGCAACAGTTCGCGCAGTTGGTCCGCGTGCCGCCGGAGCCGGTTCGGTGCGGCCGAGTCGTCCTGGACGCGCAGCCGGGTGGTACAGATCGCGCAGTCGTGCGGCGACTCGCCGGGAATGCTGCTCGCGCTCACGAACCGCACCACCGCCGGCACGGGTGCGCCGCCGCCCGGCGGGGCCACGGCCCGCAGCATGCGCAGCGCCGCCGCCTCCTGATGGTCGAGCCGGTCGAGCAGCACCACCGCGACGACCGACACCGCGCCGCTGGCCACCGCGAGCCGGATCATCTGCTGCAGTGTCGTGCCGGTCGTCGCGCGACCGTCCAGCACCACCACTGTCTGGCCGCGCGCGTCGTACCGTACGGCCGTCGGGAAGATCCACTGGTTCCGGGCCACCCCGCGTGGCACGGGCACCAACGGGCCTACTGCGTGGCCGAGTTCGCCCAGCCGGGCGTGCAGTGCTTCCGGGAGCCTGCTGTCGTAGACGGCGTCCGGGGTGCCCGCGTACCAGAGTTGCAGCGTCCGTGCGCCGTCCGGTGCCGGTGCTCCCGGTCCCGTCGGCTCCGCAGCGGAGGCGAGCGATTCGCTCAGCACGTCGAGGACGGCCTCCGTGATCCGGGCGCCCGTCTCCGGGTGCCGAAGCGCGCGGTCGAGGTGCAGCATGGCGCTGGAGTGCGACCGCGGGCCGGCCAGATGTCCGAGGGAGAGTGTGTCGGGCGCCCCCGTGCACAACCGCAGGAAGTCGAGCTCCGAGATACGGGGCGGCTCCGGGGGCGACGGCACGACCGGATGACGCAGGATCGGATCGATGTCCACGACGTCCACGCCGACCGCGTCACCGGTCGGCGGAGTGCGACCGTCCGCCGCGTAGATGTCGATGGCGACGTCGGTGAGCGAGACCACGGGGATGCTCCGGTTGAGCAGCTGGATGTCGCGTCGCTCCGGTCGCGCGTCCACGACACAGGCGATCAGCGCGGGTTCGGCGCCCGCGCCCACGATGGCGGCCGCCGCCCGCCGTGTGGTGTTCTCCGTCGACAGAAGGTCGGTGATGAGCACCACCCGCTCGCCCGCCTGCACCGGTTCGCTCGGATGCAGCCCCTCCAGGTCGAGTTCACCCGGCATGGCGTGGTGCCTCCCGCCCAGTGCCAGGCACTCGCTCAGCCGCGCGGCCAGCGGTCTGGGCGCCGCCGACACATGCGCGACCATCGTGGGAACCTCGCCGTGCCCGCGTTCGTTCAGCACGGCCTCCACCTTGCGGGCCAGGACGTACGCCGCCGTCGCCGTTCCGACCGTCGCGTCCAGCAGCAGCGCGGAGTCGACCCAGCGCCGGGTGATCCGCAGCCCGGGAGTCCGGAACAGGCCGTTCGCCACGCCCGCGGCCTCTCCCCGGTGCTCGACGACCTCGGCCAGCTCGCGGTGCGCCTCCCGTTCCAGGGTGCGCAGCACGCCCAGGGGGGTCAGCGCGAGGGAGACCCGGCCGCCGGAGACCTCGAAGAGCCTTGGGTACTCATCCAGCGCACGCCACAGGCCGTCACCCGGTTCCCCTCCGGCCTGTCTCCAGCACCGCATCGCGGTCTCCGCCGAGACCACGCCGCCGACCCTGCTCAGTTCGGTCAGGACGGCGCGGACGGCCGTCGAGCCGCCGTACCAGATGGGCGGTCCGTAACAGCCGTGGACCAGCGTCGGGCTCGGTGGCGCGCTCGCGCCGGGATGCCGCTCGGCGTGCAGCCCGCTCACACTCAGGTCCACGATCCGCGGGTCGGCGTCGGGGAAGAGGACCGCGACAGCCGTGAGGTCGGCCAGTCCGTCGGCCACGCCGAGCGCGGCGCTCAGCGCGTCCTGCAGGCCGGAGGGACTGAGGTAGCCGGTGTCCCGTAACGGCACCGACACCACCACTCCGCCCAGCGCCGGATCCCGCGCGGTTTCTCTGGCCGCGTCCACGAGTGCGGCACGGCCGGCCTCGTCGAGGCCGTTCGCCGGGTCGAACTCGCAGCGTATCCAGCGCAGTTGATGGCCGATCGCCGCCTGCGAACGGTCGATCCAGGACACCGGGGTGCGGTGCGTCCTCGGATCGGTGAGGACCTGCACCTCGTGCAGCGTGCCCGGTGCGTGACCGAGTGAGTCCTCGGCCATGACCGTCTGCCCGCCGGACTCCGTGTACACCCAGCCGGTCATCGTGTCCGCGGTCCGGACGACGATGCTGCCGCCGTAACTCCTGACCAGGTGCGCCACCCGCCACAGTCCGCTCTGGCCCGGCCTCGGCGCGTTCGCGTCGGCGCGCGTGCCGTCCGGTACGGGGGTGTGGTGCCCGAAGGCGGAGAAGACCGTGTCCTCCGCCTCGGTCGGCCGGTGCCCCGATCCCGGCCGTGCCCCGGACGCGACGGCGTGCCACGCCTGCACCGGATCCAGCCGGGTCACCAGCCCACCGCCCGAGTCACCCACCAGCAGACGCAGCACCTGACTGCGCGTCGTGGTGGCCAGCTCGGCCAGTTCGGCGGAGGCGGGCGGCATGTCGGCGTGGCGCCGGCCGTACGTCATGGAGTCGAGCAGGACGGCGCCCACGAGGCAGCGGGGCGGTTCGCCGACGACGCCGGCCGCACCGTGCTCCGCCACGTTCTCCAGCAGCTCCAGAAGCACCGTCTGGCTCAGCGCGTCGGCGTCCGGCTCCGACAGCCCGAGGTCACGGAGCCGGGCCACGATCCCCAGGAAGTCCTGTGACACGCGCAGTTCGTCGCCGTCCAGCGGTGACAGCCACTGGAACGGCAGGATGCGCCGCCGCACGTACGGGGACTCGTCGCGGGCCGTGGACTTGCCGCCGCCCGGTGTCGCGTCGTCGGCGGGCGGAAGGTGGTCCACCGCCGCCGCGTCGTCCACCTCGACGGCTCCCTCCGGCCAGCGTCCCGGCCGCAGGGCGTCCAGGAACCCGACCTGGCCCATGAAGGCCCGCGCGTCGCCGCGCGCCCGGGCCTGCCGGGTCAGCAGCCGCTGCGCCGCCGCCCGGTCCCGTTCCTCACCCGCCTCACCCTCCGTGCCGCCGGTGTCCAGCGGGTCGCCGCCACCCGGCCCTGGCAGGTCCGCGGTCGGCAGCGTGACCCGGACCGGCACGCTGTCGCGCACCGCCGCGTCGATCAGCAGCAGGGCTCGCGCCAGCGCCGCCATGTCGGCGAACTCGACCCGGGCGAAGTTCAGATGGAGCCCCTGTTCCAGAATCCGGTGCGTCCACCGTCCGTCCGCCGCGAACGGTGCGCGCCGGGGCTGCATCACCTTCTCCCAGCCGCTGGGAGTGAGTCTGGGGGCGAAGTGAAGTCCTGCCATGGTCCGGCGCCCTCCGTCTTCCGTTCACCACTGCGGTTCCTGAGACAGGTTCTGCCCACGCGGCCGAGGGAAATATCACCCTTCTTCCACCTCGGGCGCCGAACTGTCATCATCGACGAGGAACGTCAACTTTCCTACGGACGAGTGACATTGAGGGCGGATGGCATCCGGTCGCGGTGGGTCGCGCGGTCTGCGGAGGGACCTGGAGCGGGGACGGGAGATCGACGGTGCCCGCCTCGCCGCGTACGTGCTGCGCGCCGCCGGGCGGACACAGCGCGTGGTCGTCACCGGGGCACGGTGCACGGGCACCGTGGATCTGCGGCTGGCGGTCCTCGATGCCCGTCTGGAGTTCGTGGACTGCGTCTTCGACGGAGAGATCCAGCTGTCCGGAGCCGTCGTCAACTCCCTTGACCTCAGCGGCAGTCGGATGACGGCACTCCTCGCCGACGGGCTGCGGGTACGGGGGGACCTGGTGCTGCGCGAGGCGCGGATCGGCGCCGCCACCGGCACGGCTCCGTTCGCCGACTTCCGCACCGACGGCGACCGGGTTCCGGCCGCTCGCCGGGTGTCCGAGGAACTGACCACCGCACCGTTGCGTCTGGTGGCCGCGCACGTGGACGGCGCGCTCGTCCTCGAACGGGCGGTGCTGGGCGGCCCCGGCCCGTGGGCGCTGTTCGCCCCACGCGTCACGGTCGGGGACTCCCTGCGCGCGAGTGGCCTGGAGTCGTCGGGTGGCCTCTACCTCAGGGACGGACAGGTCGGCCACTCACTGCTCTTCGAGGGTGCGTCGGCGACCGCGATCGACGCCACGGGCCTGCGCTGCGACGGCGGTTTCTACGCCGACTGGGGCTTCACCTGCTCCGGCCCCGTCCGTCTGCGCAGCGCCGAGGTCGCCGGCATCGTCACCTTCCACGACGCCGTGCTCGGCGCCCCGGCGGGTGCCGCGATCCTCACCCGGCTGCGCACGGCCCGCCTGCGGGTGGATTTCCGTACGAGCCCGGCGGGCGCGGTCGTGCTGCGCGACGCGCGGATCGGTTCGTACGTGGACGCGCCGGACAGCTGGCCGGCCGCGGGCGCGCTCGACGTGGAGGGGCTCACCTACGACCGGCTCGGCTCGGTCGACCCCGTCGGCGTGAAGGAACGGCTGGCCTGGCTGGCCAGGGACGGTGAGGCCACCGCGGGTTCCTTCGAACAGCTCGCGCTGTCCTATCAGCGCGCCGGCGACGAACGGTCCGCGCGGGTCGTCCGGCGCGCCCGCGAACGCCGGACCCACCGGTCGGAACGGCTGCCGGCCCGCGCCTGGGGCGCCGTCCAGGACACGCTGTTCGGCTACGGGTACGCACCGGGACGCGCCCTGGTCTGGCTGGTCGTGCTGGTGGGCGCGGGCTCCGCGTGGTTCGCCACGCACCGGCCGTCACCGGTCACGGGCGGGACGCGGCGGGACTGGGACCCCGTGCTGTACACCCTCGACCTGATCGTCCCCGTCGCCGGCCTCGGTCAGCGGACCGCCTGGGATCCGACCGGAGTGGACAAGGCGGTGGCCGTCCTGCTGATCCTCGCGGGCTGGCTGCTCGCGACCTCGGTGGTGGCGGGGGCGAGCAGACTGCTGAGCCGTAACTGACACCTGCGGCACGGGCGAGGGGATCGCCGGGCCGGAACCGACACGCGCGGCAAGGGTGGCGTCGACGGTCAGCCGTCGCACATCAACAGTCAGAAGAGATCGAGCCGTTCACTGCTTTGGCGCACCTTCTGTCAGTCCCGGAACAACTCGGTTGCCCGCCGCGCACGGTACGTAGGGTCCGGCTCACGGAGCCGCCCGGGTATCGCGGGCCGCACACAACGAGGGGACACCGTCATGGCAAGTGTGGACATCTCTTTGAAGGAGATCATGACGTCGATCGAGGGCGCTCTGGGAGCCGCTCTCGTCGACTACACCAGCGGCATGGCGCTGGGGACCTTAGGAGGAGGCAAGGACCTGGACCTGGCGGTCGCCGCCGCGGGCAACACCGACGTCATCCGCGCCAAGACCCGCACCATGGAACACCTCGGCATCAAGAGCGACATCGAGGACATGCTGATCACGCTCTCGCATCAGTACCACCTCATCCGGCCGTTGAAGGGCCGGGACGGGAACGGCCTGTTCCTCTACCTCGTGCTCGACAAGGGGAAGTCCAACCTGGCCATGGCCCGTCACCAACTCAAGCGCATCGAGGCCGAACTGGAGGTGTAGCCGGCCGCCTCCTCCGCGCTTCCGCACGCCCACGAGTTGCAGAGTTCTTCATCTGGGCACATCCAGATCAGGCCAATCCGATGGGTGTGCGGGGCGGGAGACGCGAGGATCGGTCATCGGTCCGCGAAGCCCGCCCCCGCGGCGGCCCGTACACGGCCGCCGCGCCGGCCCGGAGCACCGTCCCTCAACCGCGGTAGGGAGCGAACGATTCACCATGCAGGTCCCCCTCTACCAGGCCAAGGCCGAGTTCTTCCGCATGCTCGGGCACCCCGTGCGCATCCGCGTTCTGGAACTGCTGCAGAACGGCCCCGTCCCCGTGCGCGACCTGCTCGACGAGATCGAGATCGAACCCTCCAGCCTCTCCCAGCAACTGGCCGTGCTGCGCCGCTCCGGGATCGTGGTGTCCATCCGGGAGGGTTCCACCGTCAGTTACGCGCTCGCCGGCGGCGACGTCGCCGAACTCCTGCGGGCCGCCCGCCGTATCCTGACCGAACTTCTCGTCGGCCAGAGCGAGTTGCTGGCCGAGCTCCGCCAGGCGGACGTCCGGCCGGCGCTGACCCAGGGCAGCGCGAGCCGAACCTCCTGAGCCGTGCCGCCCACCTCCGGTCGAACCCGCCGTGCGGGCCGCCTCCGGTCGAACCCGCCGTGCCGCCCACCTCCGGTCGAACCCGCCGTGCGGTCCGCCCCGACGGGATCGTCGCCCCACCGGCGGACGACGACCGCACGCACGGGTCCGCGCGGCGAAACACGTACGGGCGATGTCTCACGACCTCGAACCCCGCGCCCGTGAACGCGGGCCTCACGGAGGAAAAGCGTTGACATCACCCCAAAACACCCATGGGCGACGCAAGCGAACAAGCCTGCCGTACGGGGACGGGAGCGGAGGTCGGTGATCCACACGGCCCTCGAATCGCCGCCCGCGACCCGCAGCGACCATACTGGGAGCGCACGCCGCCTCCCACCCGCGAAGTGACTCATGCCCAAGTCCACCACCGCCCGCCCCACCGCTCCGGACACCGTCTGGCTGGCCAGGGGACGCCAGGCCGGCCCCGCGCCGCAGGAGACCC includes:
- a CDS encoding response regulator, which translates into the protein MQEIKGLIIDDEERNQRRSKARLEAHFAKIGWDVQWDSTTEPDRGQELIRDADRPYDVVLVDLLFAREDLPDLPEPRGLELIAEAKERSPRTYIIAVSSGDDTRPDLFDQARRSGAHHVFRRYEFTQGSLDNSPAAVVRAVREHLLNNGTVRPIQVEADADDPAVQSIVDEVGAPTLSQLYSRVLEAEGAETATMRVAHLAPGASGAVVCSVAAVSPGSPVLRHVLKASRDERALAHEAEQNGRAAKVFPALLLIRQRPERPVGPVNGWYALGAPLPENARTLRAWLAAEPPAPDVEDVMFKLFWEGLRTPHTENRERTVPLVELLRFPSLRRRLVLQALAEFSPALRRPDGGGLSDVRELTRELRSFLEEGRPLGVPLSELTRPTVTTYAHGDLHGGNVLICLGRHPTPVLIDTSAFGRLNWAADAARFGVDLLMRSIDAGVESMFFTRFAAWRALASQLGRRTPLAGPDTPDVTAALTALSWLVRHLHTWCPDAAEPERAWEWHVVLAEYLLRAACHTDVPAPKRALALVAAHDQLKEATAMLMS
- a CDS encoding ArsR/SmtB family transcription factor, which produces MQVPLYQAKAEFFRMLGHPVRIRVLELLQNGPVPVRDLLDEIEIEPSSLSQQLAVLRRSGIVVSIREGSTVSYALAGGDVAELLRAARRILTELLVGQSELLAELRQADVRPALTQGSASRTS
- the ppk2 gene encoding polyphosphate kinase 2, with amino-acid sequence MTELLTGMRVDYSDHDDPVLIRPDGSPVDTWRENYPYEQRMERKEYDWHKRLQQIELLKLQSWIKETGRRLVVVFEGRDAAGKGGTIKRFTEHLNPRGARVVALEKPTERERGQWYFQRYVEHLPTAGEIVLFDRSWYNRAGVERVMGFCTDDEYRRFTRQAPAFERMLVDDGVDLVKFWFSVSQSEQRTRFTIRQVDPVRQWKLSPMDLASLDLWDDYTAAKVAMFRETDTEQAPWTVVKSNDKKRARVEAMRSVLARFAYTDKDEDVVGSPDPSIVGAAANLLEEGEDDSVSVAADPTAS
- a CDS encoding roadblock/LC7 domain-containing protein; translation: MASVDISLKEIMTSIEGALGAALVDYTSGMALGTLGGGKDLDLAVAAAGNTDVIRAKTRTMEHLGIKSDIEDMLITLSHQYHLIRPLKGRDGNGLFLYLVLDKGKSNLAMARHQLKRIEAELEV